In a single window of the Hippocampus zosterae strain Florida chromosome 6, ASM2543408v3, whole genome shotgun sequence genome:
- the lrp13 gene encoding very low-density lipoprotein receptor encodes MAVYLCLFVGLLHFTAPLQGAESSTVKCNRGSVQCKDGLECVLFRHVCDGEPDCSDKSDEEDCERACNDDQFQCAHGKKCIDKDEVCDGILHCQDRSDEVHCSKPEGCVHLCDNNNRCLPATLLCDTERDCLDGTDEENCEGVNRGTTSPTPLPVQFVSKPIKCHLGSKPCKDNRDCVLFDHICDGENDCNDGSDEEECSSTCEQDQFQCAHGKKCIEKNQVCDGVPQCQDRSDEQKCTKYTEGCSHLCDGESRCLPETFLCDGESDCLDGTDETDCVKDCSASEFRCTSGQCVSATMHCDGHPDCWDHSDEEGCIRAPVCKTKQRCPQSKECLVEEWLCDGEQDCKDGTDEKECPDLAPLSCGDYQWPCKSKTACIPVTWRCDGTKDCHDGSDETECGLVACLLHQFQCGSLECVDPSLVCNGIRNCADGSDEDGSCQTNCAEADIRRCSQGCFSTPQGPGCHCAVGYRLLEDGMTCADVDECEDHHSAVCSQLCVNTLGSYKCDCYTGYIMEADGHNCKIKGEPLLLSSVQTDLLVFGLRSGNMDLLSSSAKKAVLSLDYDWHKRMVFWVSLDTDSIRWSSLEKKTTGTLIGGVRADSLAVDWLGRNLYWIDGVNSQIIAMKLSAGGSPYSVILDEDLDQPRSLALLPEKGLMFWTEIGNTVKIERAGMDGSERRAVVNSSLGWPGGVAVDTLRDRVYWTDERLKAIGSATLDGDDIQILQMKETANPFSLSVFNDMLYWSDAKRRVVQVAHKITGKNVRVLLKRLKQPFGVKIIHHILQQRRDNPCKMGCSHLCVLAPGLKAVCKCPSDLILADDGLTCTNLVDTAFLLILSPSTVTKIYLQVRHTSDELKGWPEHTAMQLPSVNEAAIIDYSPHDHTLLLADDGTTSFSSFKLKDLNLVSEGQILKLLGDTITAMALDWVTFNIYWSSTKQPRLHVTSNSGVFTTILIKDGIGGVESIALHPPTGRVCFTNKGLQDTSPGATVECANMDGADRRVVWRNGIQPKSLVFSTNGETILWADTSLDVIGSVQLDGSGYKELKVAEGLAAVALSEDTLVWMTVSDKTRLWYTDDQQQNKLWFEVGTEVIGMKAVSKSSETGSNQCQLKNGNCQHLCLATPNGRTCKCAHDHITVNATHCTPEQRCPAGSRSCLDQISCQPDEKFCDGHIDCSDHSDENCVNVKHRSGVKVPALTQSPTSPTVPATHPVSGFSATTNGSKQPLNLNAQMCSRTRCSGNGRCVEIGRETTCVCTMGYSGDSCQDKSLPVPIFCGAAGLCAVVILAVIAVMIKLKKGARLRRANPEAAKETSMKDLDSKTTVTPPADTSLVDHEKEEEPASVD; translated from the exons atGGCCGtatatttatgtctttttgTAGGGTTATTGCACTTCACAGCCCCGCTACAGGGAG CTGAAAGCAGTACTGTAAAGTGCAACCGAGGTTCCGTGCAATGCAAGGATGGTTTGGAGTGTGTGCTCTTTCGCCATGTATGCGATGGGGAGCCTGATTGTTCCGATAAATCTGATGAAGAGGATTGTGAACGAGCTTGTAATGATG ATCAATTTCAGTGTGCCCATGGGAAGAAGTGCATCGATAAGGATGAAGTGTGTGATGGTATACTTCACTGTCAGGACCGGTCAGATGAAGTGCATTGTTCAAAACCAGAGGGATGTGTTCACCTCTGTGACAATAACAATCGCTGCTTACCCGCAACCTTGCTATGTGATACAGAAAGAGACTGCTTAGATGGAACAGATGAGGAAAATTGCG AGGGTGTGAATAGAGGGACCACTTCACCCACCCCTCTTCCAGTCCAGTTTGTGTCGAAACCTATCAAATGCCACTTGGGTTCCAAACCCTGCAAAGACAACAGAGATTGTGTCCTTTTCGACCATATCTGTGATGGAGAAAATGACTGCAATGATGGCTCAGATGAAGAGGAATGCTCATCTACTTGTGAACAGG ACCAGTTCCAGTGTGCCCATGGTAAAAAGTGCATAGAAAAGAATCAAGTGTGTGATGGTGTGCCTCAGTGTCAGGACCGCTCTGACGAACAGAAATGTACCAAATACACCGAGGGCTGCTCTCATCTCTGTGATGGCGAGAGCCGCTGCCTTCCTGAAACTTTCCTTTGTGATGGGGAAAGTGACTGTTTGGACGGCACTGATGAGACTGACTGTG TTAAGGACTGCAGTGCCAGTGAGTTTAGGTGCACCAGTGGTCAGTGCGTGTCAGCTACAATGCATTGTGATGGCCACCCAGACTGTTGGGATCATTCGGATGAAGAAGGATGCATCAGAGCACCAGTCTGCAAAACAAAGCAACGTTGCCCTCAGAGCAAGGAGTGCCTGGTTGAGGAGTGGCTCTGTGATGGAGAACAGGACTGCAAAGATGGCACAGATGAAAAG GAATGTCCTGATTTGGCTCCACTGAGCTGTGGTGATTATCAGTGGCCATGTAAATCCAAGACTGCGTGTATCCCTGTAACCTGGAGGTGTGATGGCACAAAAGACTGCCATGATGGAAGTGATGAAACGGAGT GTGGGTTGGTTGCATGTCTTCTTCACCAGTTCCAATGTGGCAGTCTGGAGTGCGTGGATCCCTCCCTTGTGTGCAATGGAATTAGAAATTGTGCAGATGGTTCAGATGAGGATGGTAGTTGCCAGACAAACTGTGCGGAAGCCGATATCAGGCGCTGCTCCCAGGGATGTTTCAGCACACCACAGGGTCCG GGTTGCCACTGTGCAGTAGGCTACAGACTACTTGAAGATGGAATGACCTGTGCCGATGTTGATGAGTGTGAAGACCACCACTCGGCTGTGTGCAGTCAACTGTGTGTAAACACCCTGGGCTCCTACAAGTGTGACTGTTACACAGGCTACATAATGGAGGCTGATGGACACAATTGCAAAATAAAGG GTGAACCCCTACTGTTGTCCTCGGTCCAAACTGATCTCCTGGTGTTTGGGTTGCGCAGTGGCAACATGGATCTATTGTCTTCCTCTGCCAAGAAGGCAGTCTTATCTCTCGACTATGACTGGCATAAAAGGATGGTGTTTTGGGTTAGTCTCGACACCGACAGCATCAGATGGTCCTCTCTGGAGAAAAAGACCACAGGAACTCTAATTGGAG GTGTGCGAGCTGATTCTTTGGCTGTGGACTGGCTTGGGAGAAATCTGTACTGGATTGATGGTGTGAACAGTCAAATTATTGCCATGAAACTGTCTGCTGGTGGTTCACCATACAGTGTTATCTTGGATGAAGACCTGGATCAGCCTCGGTCCCTTGCACTGTTACCAGAAAAGGG GCTGATGTTCTGGACTGAAATTGGAAACACGGTCAAGATTGAAAGGGCTGGAATGGATGGTTCCGAGAGGCGGGCAGTGGTTAACTCCAGTTTAGGTTGGCCAGGTGGTGTGGCAGTAGACACTCTTCGTGACCGAGTCTACTGGACGGATGAGAGGCTAAAAGCGATCGGGTCTGCAACGCTTGATGGCGATGACATTCAG ATACTACAGATGAAAGAGACTGCCAATCCTTTCTCCCTGTCGGTGTTCAATGACATGCTCTACTGGTCTGATGCCAAGAGAAGAGTGGTGCAGGTTGCCCATAAAATTACTGGAAAAAATGTTCGTGTTCTCTTGAAGAGACTAAAACAGCCTTTTGGTGTAAAG ATTATCCACCACATATTACAGCAACGCAGAGATAACCCTTGTAAGATGGGCTGTTCCCACTTGTGTGTCTTGGCTCCTGGGCTAAAGGCTGTATGCAAGTGTCCCTCTGATCTGATACTTGCTGACGATGGTCTGACTTGCACCAACTTGGTTGATACAGCCTTCCTGTTGATTTTATCTCCCTCCACCGTCACCAAG ATTTACTTGCAGGTCCGACACACTTCAGATGAGCTGAAGGGATGGCCTGAACATACAGCTATGCAGCTACCAAGTGTCAATGAAGCGGCAATCATCGACTACAGCCCACATGACCACACCCTCCTTTTGGCTGATGATGGGACAACATCCTTCAGCTCCTTCAAACTTAAAGACTTGAATTTGGTCTCTGAAGGCCAAATTCTTAAGCTCCTTGGTGACACAATCACAGCTATGGCCTTGGACTGGGTAACCTTCAATATCTACTGGAGCAGCACCAAGCAACCCCGCTTACATGTCACCTCCAACAGTGGTGTATTTACGACCATTTTGATAAAGGATGGTATTGGTGGGGTGGAATCCATTGCGCTCCACCCTCCGACGGGCCGTGTATGTTTCACTAATAAGGGTCTGCAGGACACAAGCCCGGGAGCTACGGTAGAATGTGCCAACATGGATGGTGCTGATAGAAGAGTAGTGTGGAGGAACGGTATCCAACCAAAGTCTCTGGTCTTCTCAACTAACGGCGAAACTATTCTCTGGGCTGACACTA GTCTAGATGTGATTGGATCTGTTCAACTAGATGGCTCTGGATACAAAGAATTAAAGGTAGCTGAAGGCTTGGCTGCAGTAGCGCTCAGTGAAGACACGCTTGTCTGGATGACTGTCAGTG ATAAGACCAGGCTCTGGTACACCGATGACCAGCAGCAGAACAAGTTGTGGTTTGAGGTTGGCACAGAAGTAATTGGCATGAAGGCAGTTAGCAAATCGAGTGAGACTG GCTCTAACCAGTGTCAATTAAAGAATGGTAACTGCCAGCACCTCTGCTTGGCCACCCCAAATGGCCGAACATGCAAGTGCGCCCATGACCACATCACTGTGAATGCTACTCACTGTACCCCAGAGCAGCGCTGCCCAGCCGGCAGTCGGTCATGTCTGGATCAAATTTCCTGCCAGCCTGATGAGAAGTTCTGTGATGGACATATAGACTGCTCTGATCATTCAGATGAGAACT GTGTCAATGTAAAACACAGGTCTGGAGTCAAGGTACCCGCACTCACCCAATCTCCCACCTCCCCGACTGTCCCAGCAACTCATCCAGTCTCTGGTTTTAGCGCTACCacaaatggcagcaagcaaCCTTTAAATTTGAATGCTCAAATGTGTAGCCGGACACGCTGCAGCGGAAACGGACGCTGTGTTGAGATCGGGAGAGAAACAACTTGTGTGTGTACAATGGGCTACAGTGGTGATTCATGTCAGGACAAATCCCTGCCAGTTCCAATTTTTTGTGGAGCAGCTGGCCTCTGTGCAGTGGTGATCCTGGCTGTGATTGCTGTCATGATCAAATTGAAGAAGGGTGCCCGCTTGag GAGGGCAAATCCAGAAGCGGCGAAGGAAACTTCTATGAAAGATCTAGACAGCAAAACTACAGTGACTCCTCCTGCAGACACTTCATTAGTAGACCATGAAAAAGAAgag GAACCTGCGTCTGTAGACTAA